The window ccacattgtttcgataagtgtactttctttatgttttgttttaatttacgtttcttagagatttaattaatgcttttgtcacttttttattacattataattcacttttcctttacacttgatttacgctctattaattgtagagataaaagatatgataGAATATTATctggatgtaataggatatcgtaagatattatagaatatcttacaatattttataatattttaagatatttttgagggatatcgaaatatattaatgggatatcatatgatatcttaagatattttacgatattttaaaatatttttgtgggaTATCCGgggagctactcattgagatatccgtgaGATCAccttcgtctgtctgggataatttgggatatcctcaggataaagtgtgctgtgtggggatgagtcaaattggcgtagcaggtagagtacaaggttcgtaatcttAAAGTCCCGGGTttaaacctagcagcggcaagtaagaataaaataaaaaataacaatttaaatttaattaattaataaaaatttattctaaatgtagtatgtgctgttgataaaaataatttcaaaaaaatgaaatttttattttattttatttttctttgtaactgttgtgtaacggttagataacatgtaattataacatatatgttatattgctgagtcggaaattgtaacttacatgtaagttacgtgtaatttcagagtaacgtaacctgttatattcggttacattgctgttacactgctgctatattactgtgttcactgggatcTTTACAACTCCAAAgtaataatctataataaatcctccaaatattatctatataatatattatttaaatgtaaaagatcTTTTATAATAGAGAGCAAGTAAAGCCTCACAcaattttcttgtttatttaagatatatataaatataaatattaaaaatttctattgttaatttttaaaattttacattttaggtTAGTGATTACAATGGCATAATATTAGCAGTAGTAGCAAATCATGGAGGTCGGACACATGATGCCAGGGTTTGGAATTCAGCTCGGTTATCAAGACACATGTTAGaccaatataaaaatggaagGAGAAATGTATGGTTGTTGGGTAAGGCCTCTCCatcaacacacacacacacgcgcacgcgcgcgtacgcgtatacatatagtttatataatttttcacaaattttttactgacataagatttatatttattatgtaggtatatagatatttcttaatttttgaacttgttttcttttttaggaGATTCAGGATATCCATTgttaccttttttaatgacGCCAAAGTTAAATCAATTGCCAAGGTCTCCAGGAGCGTCATATACAGATGCTCATATGTTAGAGCGCGATGCTCTGTAGAGAGAACAATAGGAGTATTGAAAGGGCGCTGGAGATGTTTACGTAAAGAAAGAGGTTTACATTATTCTCCAGAATTTGCAggtaatgttatttgtttatataatttatttataaaaaaatatctttaaaattactatagaaatttattattatctttatttcagCACTTATAGTAAATGTGGCTTGTGTACTACATAACATTGCCAAACAGTATAACGTTCCTGATGCTGAAATATATAGAGATGATTTCGAAGaggaaaatattgaagatgaCAACATGCTTGCAAGAGATATGCGTGCAAGAGGAAATCTCGTACGAGAGACAATAATCCaaagatattttacataagcactattttattcaattttattattttatatattattttacatattataaaataaaaacttaaaataatatcacacatattttattaaaaactaatatcacattttatttatgtgtgtaatcaaaatatctttaataaaataataaaaaataaaacaaaaataatataagtaactcaaaattagattaatattgcatatataaaatatatatatcaatatgtGCAAACTGTtgcaaaataactttaaattcttatctaaatatttcggAATCTTAAAGTATTTCatgtttttcatattaaagtCTCAGTTCCAGCCCATGATTTCAAAGCTGTTTTGATTTCTATTAGCtcggataaaatatttttttgtacctttaatttctttttcttaagttttacttcctttttatttaatcttacttttatttcttgtaattttaacatatcatgtgacattttttgcattatatttcctataatttaaagttaatatttattaaattagaatttattataagattttttaagtaagatatatacatatatgtattaatatgtataagaacatttttataacatatattacctcgtgttatattatttattttaggtgTATTaacttttcctcttttttctatattgtGTGATGGTATATTTTCAGAATTCTCTTCATTTCTATTGTCTTCATTTATCATGTTATGATTATTTTGCATGTCTTGTTCCGcttcattattttctatttgtatTGTGTCTTCTAAAATAGGATTTTCTTCTGTATAAATTCCACCTTCTGGAATGTTTTCTAGTCCGGCTGCCTCCGGTGTCAACAATTGTAAAACTTCCTCTTCAAAAGGTGAGAAAGCTATTTTAGGAGATGGACCACCACCAGTTCCTTGCACGTAACTGCGTCTctttgcttctttttttaaaatatagtttttcatatctttccatgtctataaaagtatattaacaaaattatgttttataataaatatatttgttatttaatgttataaaactaaataatacaaatattatataccttTGCCCATTCTTTACCACTTTTTTGAGGACTTTCGTGAATTGAATTAATGCCTTGTGCAATTTCATCCCACAATTTAgcctaaaaatgtttttaatcgttattatttctgtagaattaattattttgataactgagtgtattataatttgtattgatCTATGTCGATCTATGATTGCATTCAAAATGATGTTAACTATTGTCATCTATCTTCGAATAACTGTCTACTACTTCAGATTGTTAAtgtcctttaaataaattaaaccaCGGACTTTTAAAACACgttattcatatataaatatatattaaaaaccaacaatttcttaaataattcatatttattttttaacataattatttattatttcttaaataattatttatatgatatatatattttaataacattaccAATTTTAGTCGACTCTCGCATTTTCTATCTATTCTATCCGTTACTAATTCGGGATTGTGTTTTAAGTAATTCAATAAAGCTTcctcccaggtagcaagcccacgtcattttgacgtcccaaaatggtcccagctagcaaaatgatgcaaactttgcgcgaagtttgccgcaaactcgagcaaacctttgcaacaaaattacgacaaggtgtgtccgcattaagcttagcttttgctggcaaggcttgttgtaaatagtatgacgcatattttatgcaaataacagggtaaaatttactagtaaagcataacaaatttgcagcaagaacaaggcaaaccttgctgtacacaatatgatagcaaatttgtggcaagaatagagtaaaccttgctgtacatagcatgatagcaaatttgtggcaaaaacaaggcaaaccttgctatgtacaatatgatagcaaatttgtggcaagtacaggacaaatattgtcgaaatttagatcaacaaaaatgattattggactgaaatattagactgattagtccaaaatcaaatgtgaatggtgcaatcgtacttgattctctgttctcgacgagccccttttattaatccagtagttaatctttttcacgagaaatgcgccatctcgagatagatagtaaagtcagaaGAAGTcatagaaataaagtttaaaactcgataatgcaaccctgttatttgcataaaatgtgcgtcatactatttgcgacaagccttgccaacaaaaactatAAGCTGTTTatggacacaccttgtcgcaatttttgttgcgaaagtatgctcggcaagttttattttgttcttgctactaatttgccgttattctgtgcttaacaagatttcctgtttctgccataaatttattgtcatgtcgtgtagcaaggtttgttctgttatttgcttaaattttgcattttatcatgtcggaacaaattttgtaatttctatacgtaatatttatgtacaagtctttctctgttatttgcagcatcgtgtgatgaaaatttttgccgtaaatttgctcgaaacttttagaaaacaaacaacagacaattacttgtcataaaattgttgtcaaaattgaaacaatccttgctgtaaagctttcacaatatgtgattttaacaggcctggctagctggggtcatatctggtcatatgtcgtcaaaatgaccatttttttacatggcctaaaattgacgtcatgatgtgacgtcatttcgaaatcatatttcagtcatgatctgacgattattttcccagacagcacgcatccaagatcgggacataaagacgtcattaagacgtattttagacatgGTCTAAAGTGGTGtctacaatgagatttaaggcgtaaggcataagtatattatataagcatattatattcaactttaagagaacttttttaagaaaacatttagatatcttggaaatgatgtcaaaatgataacatttatcagagacgtctactaagagcggtctttgagatatctcattgaaaatgttatccttatgatatcagCTAAACGATATCAGCTtattgtctcataaaagatatcacaatgctgttcGATTTTTGAgtcgtccatgcgcgtcgtagttgactcagaaatcagacaacactatggctgcgttccgttattcactgccagtactgaaatctatagtttacgtcacatatactgtagattttcagtactgacagtaaatatcggaacgcagcatataacatcctgaatgagagatattaaaaaaaattatcataaagataatgcccagtgaacacattttatagcggcaatataacatagaagttacatgtaatttaacattgttattcttgtgatatgtaggtgctatatgacatgaaaataacctgttacgtaatatttgttatacgcaagtgatatagctgttatacatcgttttggcgttacagttattcaacaaaaattgtataatcgtaacataacacgttcgtatcaatgttattaaggaacgatgcgtcgtagttgactcagaaatcagacaacattacaacatcctgaatgatagatctatttgataataacaaaaattattataaaaataatgttttcaaaaataacggtttgtctacaattactgcgcacaaaaaatgcacaaaatcgaaattcattatgtgctgaacaaaaacagaataataaatgtatactattcaatttttcttagaattatgatctatatagttaaccatttaattaatcatttgaacgcttcaaagattagtgctaaatagatcgcaatttccatcaaattattaaggttatggaaaaagataaatttaacaatgaaattaataagtaaataaattaatgctatttatttttaatatgttttgtaaaatttaattgcttttataaaaaataatatagttgcgtcagtttataacatataagtatatgtagacaataacaagtacccatatagatgagtcaaattggcgtagcaggtagagtacaaggttcgtcatcctaaggtcctgggttcaaacctagtagcgacaagtaagaataaaataaaaaattacacaatttaaatttaattaattaataaaaatttattctaaatgtagtatgtgctgttgataaaaataatttaaaaaaaatgaaatttttattttattttatttttctttgtaactgttgtgtaacggttagataacatgtaattataacatgttatattgctgagtcggaaattgtaacttacatgtaagttacgtgtaatttcagagtaacgtaacctgttatattcggttacattgctgttacactgttgctatattactgtgttcactgggtgttttcaaaaataacggtttgtctacaattactgcgcacaaaaaatgcacaaaatctaaattcatcatgtactatacaaaaacaggataatgaatgtactataatttttcttagaatgtatgatctatatagttaactatctaattaaccatttggaCGCTTCgaagtgctaaatagatcgcaatttccatcaaattattaaggttatgggataaatttaacaatgaaattaataagtaaataaattaatgctatttatttttaatgttttgcaaaatttaattgcttttataaaaaataatataattgcgtcagtttataacatataggtatatgtagacaataacaagtacccatatcgatgagtcaaattggcgtagcagatagagaacaaggttcgtaatcctaaggtcttgggttcaaacctaccagcggcaagtaagaataaaataaaaaaatataatttaaatttaattaattaataaaaatttgtcttaaatttggtatgtgctgttgataaaaataatttaaaaaaattgaaaattttattttattttatttttctctacttgcagtttaaagatatccgatttaagaaatcttttagatatcagtttcatgatatctttcttttctcaaaaaacgaccCACACAGCATactttatcctagggatgtccctgggatgtcattttgggatatcgcaatatcgttggatatccgtggaccgtctgcgatatccgagggatatccaagggatgcacaaatgtccaccgatttgacatcctgtagatatctcaaacgatatctagaggatgtccaagggatttcctgagatatcgtaatataccctagtgaaaaaatttgtcagaattaaaaaaatttttttcaggatttctgataaatgtttcgattttttataattaaaacgtttctcggaaaaactttaaaaataaaaaattttgattaatttaaaaaatttttgaatatttctaagtatttttgagagtttctaagaattgaaaaaaacttgaataaaaaataaaaaattttaattatttttacggcaattttgtaagagaatgaagactataatataacatgttttaGCCAAGccgtcgtacctgttaaagtatgtttaatagtttaatatctctatacctgaaaaaacggtcacccatccaagtgtcaaccatcgccgatgtcgcttgacttcgaagaccgtacgcattctaacgcttcgtggtgatccataaacacttcttgtttatggattcatatttgttacagatcattacaatagatgttgtcagaaggatgaaacatgtatagttaacttatatttttataaataaatattaagttttaccattttttttactttttttactatttttatatatgcgcgcaaaatagtatgtagactaacttattaaaaaatttgtttttgctctgtttgtataaaataaaaaaatttttttaatgtcattttttataattttttagtatatgtggcatattattaatatgccacattgtttccataagtgtattttctttatgttctgacgttttaatctacgtttcttaaagatttaatttacacttctgtcactcttttgttacattataattaactttcccTTTCcacttgatttatgctccattaattgtagagataaaaaagatgtgatgggatattattttgatgtaataggatattgtaagatattaatgaatatcttacaatatcttataatattttaagatattttttgggatatcgaaatatattaataagatatcatatgatatcttaagatattttacgatattttaagatatttttgtaggatatcccgggagctactcattgagatatccgtgggatcgccttcgtctgtctgggataatttgggatatcctcaggataaagtgtgctgtgtgggaatTTCCTCTTTTACTACAatgtaattatgttttataactGTTTTATGGTCGTGTTATTCActagttattattactataacaGCAATATAACTTAAGCGTGACACGTAATATAAGACATTTTATGTTAGTGTTATCTTGCTGTTATACAACGTGTTATGTAGAgatgttatatttatgttatattataaatataataacatgaatataacatttacaaTTCAAATGCTTCGTGCCTGCCGCGTACATCCGTGCTTTGTGCCGTGTGCTCCGTGCAATCTTCGAAACGTTCAATCTTTTCATCGaaggtaaatatttttaatattaatattaattgcaaatatttcaaataagtgTTACTTGGaatgtattattatcaatatattttttggatTCTTTAATTTGTAGCAATTTGTATGTACATGCGAATGGTAGTTTGTAGATTATGCTGCATGCAAAAATTGCATTGCGAGAATACAAATGCGagaatacaaattattctCATTTTCACTTCTGCAgaacatttagaaatatttactattatcaGATATACAAAACACTATTACTAATATACTATTAtgattgataataaaaagcaTTTCTAAACATTCCGTAGAAGTGGAAGTAATGGCTTTGCAATCTTAGGCTAATATTTCATGTGTTGTACGACAAGTTAATTAGACTTTTTGATTGGCAATAAGATAGAGCATTTCTAGAGACTCGAAAATCTCTCTAGTCTATGACCAATCAAGAACGTTCAAACAGCTTGTCATACACATGAAATATTAGCCTTACAATATGCGTATACAGTCGGACCTCTCATTTAGCATAGCCACGGGACCAAATATGATAAATGAGAGGTTCGTGTTAAGAttctcacacatgaattgacataatcataacgtaaggttttgacgcATCGGATTGAGCGACCATAACCGTAACCTGCCGTAACCGGCTaattcaagtacgtgattggttgaaaccttactgttacggttatgtcaattcatgtgtgagggtcTTTACCGCCGCCCAAAATAGGAGCGTACGTACATGTCGTCAGGGTATTGATCATGAACTTTCACGTGAaccttttcacttttcacttttcatttttcacttttcacttttcatttttccttttcccttttcatttttcacttATCTAGATTTCGCGTGAAACTTTTCACGCATAGCAATTACGTATGTGGCTTGGATGCGTGGAAAGCATATACATAACCTATTTTCCGGTTTATTTAATCTGTAACaggataatattttattctattataattaaacatgaatgtgacaataaaacaaaagcCCAGGTAGTAAGCTCAcgttattttgacgtcccaaaatggtcatttactgactattcttgacgtcacgaaataacgtccttatgacgttaaaatgacggtcgaatgtcacaaatttcTGACGTCATaaaatgtaccgtattttgacgtcatggaACAATATGTAGTcaaaaaaatctcttaaattatcctgtttctgaatataataacataaagagacttctaaaagataatattataatgtcagaatgttaactaATGAGtccccacacagcacactttatcctgaggatatcccaaattatcccagacagacgaaggcgatcccacggatatctcaatgagtagctcccgggatatcctacaaaaatatcttaaaatatcgtaaaatatcttaagatatcatatgatatcttattaatatatttcgatatcccaaaaaatatcttaaaatattataagatattgtaagatattcattaatatcttacgatatcctattacatcaaaataatatcccatcatatcttttttatctctacaattaatggagcataaatcaagtgtaaagggaaagttaattataatgtaaacaaaagagtgacagaagtgtaacaaaagagtgacagaagtgtaaattaaatctttaagaaacgtagattaaaacgtcagaacataaagaaaatacacttatggaaacaatgtggcatattaataatatgccacatatactaaaaaattataaaaaatgacattaaaaaaatttttttattttatacaaacagagcaaaaacagattttttaataagttagtctacatactattttgcgcgcatatataaaaatagtaaaaaaagtaaaaaaaatggtaaaacttcatatttatttataaaaatataaattaactatacatgtttcatccttctgacaacatctattgtaatgatctgtaacaaatatgaatccataaacaagaagtgtttatggatcaccacgaagcgttagaatgcgtacggtcttcgaagtcaagcgacatcggcgagggttgacacttggatgggtgaccgttttttcaggtatagagatattaaactattaaacatactttaacaggtacgacggCTTGGCtaaaacatgttatattatagtcttcattctcttacaaaattgccgtaaaaataattaaaattttttattttttattcaagtttttttcaattcttagaaactctcaaaaatacttagaaatattcaaaaattttttaaattaatcaaaattttttatttttaaagttttttcgagaaacgtttcaattataaaaaaatcgaaacatttatcagaaatcctgaaaaaaatttttttaattctgacaaattttttcactagggtatattacgatatctcaggaaatcccttggacatcctctggatatcgtttgagatatctacaggatgtcaaatcggtggacatttgtgcatcccttggatatccctcGGATATCGCAGAAggtccacggatatccaacgatattgcgatatcccaaaatgacatcccagggacatccctaggataaagtgtgctgtgtgggttatatcgttttaacattaataatatataataggcGTAATATTGCCTGTTACTCTTGTGTtgcataacatttatattctgtgtttgctggaaAAGAAATTCTTGAAGAGAATGCTTGCAAAGTTgacctgaaaaaaaaaaaaagtaatagttatatattataacctTAAGAAAGGctggttgaaaaaaatttcctggaaaaaataataaaaaacgtcaaaaaaaataaaatcctataactgtatatatttacctggaaaaaatcacataatagcgaACGAATACGTTTAtttgagtgagtcccagatgcgtacagtaataaacggacacagcaagctgtgtaaaatggacacagaccaaacggacacagtaataaacggacacagtgcgaaacggacacagtaacaaacagacacagaccaattgcgcacagagcgaaaggGACGCAgtacgaaacggacacagaccaaatgcgcacactgtacatgcgcacggaccaaatgcacacacggaaagtcgcaaacccatgtgatgcagtgaatgctttgcacacacacacacacacgcacgcacgcacgcacgcacgcacgcacgcacgcacgcacgcacgcacgcacgcacgcacgcacgcacgcacgcacgcacgcacgcacacgcacacgcacacgcacacgcacacgcacacgcacacgggGGAGGTGCAAAGGGGGCCTTCGgtccccctcccgcacccatccCGTTCAAGTcactaacctatgtggactttgcttgc of the Monomorium pharaonis isolate MP-MQ-018 chromosome 11, ASM1337386v2, whole genome shotgun sequence genome contains:
- the LOC118647847 gene encoding uncharacterized protein LOC118647847 produces the protein MKNYILKKEAKRRSYVQGTGGGPSPKIAFSPFEEEVLQLLTPEAAGLENIPEGGIYTEENPILEDTIQIENNEAEQDMQNNHNMINEDNRNEENSENIPSHNIEKRGKVNTPKINNITRGNIMQKMSHDMLKLQEIKVRLNKKEVKLKKKKLKVQKNILSELIEIKTALKSWAGTETLI